A genomic segment from Montipora foliosa isolate CH-2021 chromosome 9, ASM3666993v2, whole genome shotgun sequence encodes:
- the LOC137971182 gene encoding Krueppel-like factor 5, with protein sequence MGPSVKEDSQMLMACTSFDNLFRGKDGVMYQNSYQGEGNLVTAGIYSLLIPTREEEIQQILREMDSYLCSSSPATLPVETSSYLALPQPKLQEMTIGKKNCLFPETGMTMGTCTVEESASIPALNLRHQWPQVTMLATTPSSVHATSNDDAEYRCYFSTHAQTVQPVSDNKELELHHNFLCDFPGCKKRCYTKSTHLGTHERIHTDEKPFLCPWKNCGWRFRRSDELKRHYRRHTGEKPYVCPLCGRSFSRSDHRSSHIKKIHPLM encoded by the exons ATGGGGCCCTCTGTTAAAGAAGACAGCCAAATGCTTATGGCTTGTACAAGTTTCGATAACTTGTTTAGAGGAAAAGACGGTGTCATGTACCAAAATTCGTATCAGGGGGAAGGAAATCTGGTAACGGCCGGCATCTATTCGCTGCTAATACCCACCAGGGAGGAAGAAATTCAACAG ATCCTTCGTGAGATGGATAGCTATCTGTGTTCATCTTCTCCTGCAACGTTACCGGTGGAAACCTCGTCTTATCTAGCTCTTCCCCAACCCAAGCTTCAAGAAATGACTATAGGAAAGAAAAACTGCCTCTTTCCAGAGACAGGAATGACAATGGGAACGTGCACTGTTGAAGAGTCGGCGTCTATTCCAGCTCTAAATCTAAGACACCAATGGCCACAGGTAACCATGCTTGCAACAACGCCGTCTTCTGTGCACGCTACATCGAACGATGATGCAGAATACCGATGTTATTTCAGTACACATGCACAAACAGTCCAACCTGTTTCCGATAACAAAGAACTGGAACTACATCATAACTTTCTCTGTGATTTCCCTGGCTGTAAAAAGCGTTGTTACACCAAAAGCACTCATCTCGGAACTCACGAGCGGATTCATACTGATGAAAAACCTTTCCTGTGTCCTTGGAAAAACTGTGGATGGCGTTTCCGACGTTCAGATGAACTCAAGCGCCACTATCGAagacatactggagaaaagccgtACGTATGTCCTCTTTGTGGAAGATCTTTTAGTCGTTCAGATCACCGATCTTCgcatataaaaaaaatacatccaTTAATGTAG
- the LOC137971187 gene encoding Krueppel-like factor 5: MLIACTSFDNLFTGQDGVMYQNSCQSEGNLITAGIYSLLIPTREEEIQQILREMDSCLSSSSPATSPVETSSHPSQNKLLDMIIGKKNCRFPETGITMGTCTVAESASFPALNLRHQLPQVTMLATTPSSVHTTTNDDAAYGCNLSTHAQTVQPVSDNKELELHHAFLCDFPGCKKRCYTKSSHLGTDRRIYTGKKPFLCPWKNCGWCFRRSDELKRHYRRHTGEKPYVCPLCGRSFSRSDHRSSHIKKIHPLM, translated from the exons ATGCTTATAGCTTGTACAAGTTTCGATAACTTGTTTACAGGACAAGACGGTGTCATGTACCAAAACTCGTGTCAGAGCGAAGGAAATCTGATAACGGCCGGCATCTATTCGCTGCTAATACCCACCAGGGAGGAAGAAATTCAACAG ATCCTTCGTGAGATGGATAGCTGTCTGAGTTCATCTTCTCCTGCAACGTCACCGGTGGAAACCTCGTCGCATCCTTCCCAAAACAAACTTCTAGACATGATCATAGGAAAGAAAAACTGCCGCTTTCCAGAGACAGGAATAACGATGGGAACGTGTACTGTTGCAGAGTCGGCGTCTTTTCCAGCTCTAAATCTAAGACACCAGTTGCCACAGGTAACTATGCTTGCAACAACGCCGTCTTCTGTCCACACGACAACGAACGATGATGCAGCATATGGATGTAATTTGAGTACACATGCACAAACAGTCCAACCTGTTTCCGATAACAAAGAACTGGAACTACATCATGCCTTTCTCTGTGATTTCCCTGGCTGTAAAAAGCGTTGTTACACCAAAAGCTCTCATCTCGGAACTGACAGGCGGATTTATACGGGTAAAAAACCTTTCCTGTGTCCTTGGAAAAACTGTGGGTGGTGTTTCCGACGTTCAGATGAACTCAAGCGCCACTATCGAagacatactggagaaaagccgtACGTATGTCCCCTTTGTGGAAGATCTTTTAGTCGTTCAGATCACCGATCTTCTCATATCAAAAAAATACACCCATTAATGTAG